The following proteins come from a genomic window of Hymenobacter canadensis:
- a CDS encoding IS3 family transposase: MSTAQQRALMKANGEGSVQARCQALGLARSSFYYQPRSERAENLLLMRLLDEEFTRHNFKGVLGLRDHLRLAGHVVNEKRVRRLVRLMGHEPVYPKPRLSVPGQGVTPYPYLLRDRPATAPNEVWSTDITYVPMAKGFLYLAAVLDWHSRYVLSWELSNTLDVGFCLQTLQAALGRAPAPYIFNSDHGSQFTSLAYEQALLGAGCRISRDGRGRATDNAFIERLWRTVKWEHIYLNPADDGQHLFHQLDAYFAYYNHRRPHQSLNGQTPAQVFAKTPSFNHHNNA, encoded by the coding sequence ATGAGTACGGCCCAGCAACGTGCCCTGATGAAGGCCAATGGCGAGGGGTCGGTGCAGGCCCGCTGTCAGGCCCTGGGCTTGGCTCGCAGCAGCTTCTACTACCAGCCCCGCAGCGAAAGGGCAGAAAATCTACTCCTGATGCGCCTGCTCGATGAGGAGTTCACGCGCCACAACTTCAAGGGGGTGCTGGGCCTGCGCGACCACCTGCGTCTGGCCGGCCATGTCGTGAACGAGAAACGCGTGCGCCGCCTCGTGCGGCTCATGGGCCACGAGCCGGTGTACCCCAAACCCCGGTTGTCCGTGCCTGGGCAGGGCGTTACACCCTATCCGTACCTGCTGCGCGACCGCCCGGCTACGGCCCCAAACGAAGTCTGGAGCACCGACATTACGTACGTGCCCATGGCCAAGGGCTTCCTGTATCTGGCCGCCGTGCTCGACTGGCACTCGCGCTACGTGCTGAGTTGGGAACTCTCCAACACGCTCGACGTGGGCTTTTGCCTGCAGACGCTCCAGGCGGCGTTAGGCCGCGCCCCGGCCCCGTATATCTTCAACTCGGACCATGGCAGCCAGTTTACCAGCCTAGCCTACGAACAGGCCCTGCTGGGCGCCGGCTGCCGCATCAGCCGCGACGGGCGGGGCCGCGCCACCGACAATGCTTTCATCGAGCGCCTGTGGCGTACCGTCAAATGGGAGCACATCTACCTCAACCCGGCTGACGATGGCCAGCACTTATTTCACCAACTTGACGCCTACTTTGCCTACTACAACCACCGCCGACCCCACCAAAGCCTGAATGGGCAAACCCCGGCTCAGGTCTTCGCCAAAACCCCTTCCTTCAACCATCACAATAATGCTTAA
- a CDS encoding transposase, whose product MTPKRTRRRYTAEFKAEVALAALTERQPLAELAAHYQLAVAQITRWKLQLRQHSSQVFAEAPASTAPAPDVEPLYAAIGRLQMENALLKKTLPR is encoded by the coding sequence ATGACTCCAAAACGTACGCGCCGTCGCTACACGGCTGAGTTCAAAGCCGAAGTGGCACTGGCCGCCCTCACCGAGCGCCAACCCTTGGCCGAACTAGCTGCTCATTACCAATTGGCCGTGGCCCAAATCACGCGCTGGAAGCTGCAGCTGCGCCAGCATTCGTCCCAGGTTTTTGCCGAAGCGCCCGCTTCCACGGCCCCTGCACCCGATGTAGAGCCCTTGTATGCGGCCATCGGCCGGCTGCAAATGGAAAATGCGTTGCTAAAAAAAACGCTGCCCCGATGA
- the gmd gene encoding GDP-mannose 4,6-dehydratase, whose amino-acid sequence MKRALITGITGQDGTYLAELLLSKGYEVHGIKRRSSLINTERIDHLYQDPHEEHVRFTLHYGDLTDSTNLIRIVQEVQPDEIYNLGAMSHVKVSFDTPEYTADVDGVGTLRLLEAVRILGLTHKTRIYQASTSELYGLVQEVPQRETTPFYPRSPYAVAKLYGYWITVNYREAYGMYACNGILFNHESPLRGETFVTRKITRAAARIALGLQQELYLGNLDAKRDWGHAKDYVEAMWRMLQQDKPEDYVIATGVTTTVREFVRLAFAEVGVNVAFEGEGIAEKGVVTACHNPEYQLPTGSVVVQIDERYFRPTEVELLIGDPSKAKEQLQWEPQYDLPALVGEMMKSDLTLFHRDAYLRAGGHPVPGAFAE is encoded by the coding sequence ATGAAGCGCGCACTTATAACGGGCATCACGGGCCAGGACGGCACTTATCTGGCAGAGCTGCTGCTTAGCAAAGGCTACGAAGTACACGGCATCAAGCGTCGCTCGTCGCTGATTAACACCGAGCGGATTGACCATCTCTACCAGGATCCGCATGAAGAGCATGTGCGCTTTACACTGCACTACGGCGACCTGACCGACTCCACCAACCTGATCCGGATTGTGCAGGAAGTGCAGCCCGACGAGATTTATAATCTGGGCGCCATGTCGCACGTCAAGGTATCGTTTGACACGCCCGAGTATACAGCGGATGTGGATGGCGTAGGCACGCTGCGGCTGCTGGAGGCTGTGCGCATTCTGGGCCTGACGCACAAAACCCGCATCTACCAGGCCAGTACGTCGGAGCTTTACGGGCTGGTGCAGGAAGTCCCCCAGCGCGAAACCACTCCCTTCTATCCTAGGTCGCCCTACGCCGTAGCCAAGCTCTACGGCTACTGGATTACGGTGAACTACCGTGAAGCGTACGGTATGTACGCCTGCAACGGTATTCTTTTCAACCATGAAAGCCCGCTGCGCGGCGAGACGTTTGTGACACGCAAGATTACGCGTGCCGCTGCCCGTATTGCGCTTGGGCTGCAGCAGGAACTGTACCTGGGCAACCTGGATGCCAAGCGCGACTGGGGCCACGCCAAAGACTACGTGGAAGCCATGTGGCGCATGCTCCAGCAGGACAAGCCCGAGGACTATGTAATTGCCACCGGCGTCACTACTACGGTGCGCGAGTTCGTGCGGCTGGCTTTTGCGGAAGTGGGAGTGAACGTTGCGTTTGAAGGAGAAGGCATTGCCGAGAAGGGCGTGGTGACGGCTTGCCACAACCCGGAATACCAGCTGCCTACCGGCTCGGTGGTCGTGCAGATTGATGAGCGGTACTTCCGTCCTACGGAAGTGGAGCTGCTCATCGGCGACCCATCCAAGGCCAAGGAACAGCTGCAGTGGGAGCCGCAATACGACCTGCCTGCCTTGGTTGGCGAAATGATGAAATCCGACCTAACCCTGTTCCACCGCGACGCGTATCTGCGGGCCGGCGGCCACCCCGTGCCCGGCGCCTTCGCGGAGTAG
- the fcl gene encoding GDP-L-fucose synthase: MELNAKIYVAGHRGMVGSALVRRLQQAGYHNLVVRTSQELDLRDQAAVAAFFAQEKPEYVLLAAAKVGGIVANNTYRADFLYDNLMIQNNVISQSHAHDVKKLLFLGSSCIYPKLAPQPIKEEYLLTGPLEPTNEPYAIAKIAGLKLCEAFRAQHGRHFISAMPTNLYGPGDNYDLQNSHVLPALLRKFHEAREQGRPEVEIWGTGTPRREFLHVDDLAAACLHLLLHYDGAEPVNIGTGEDLTIAELAILVREVTGYTGAIRFDTTKPDGTPRKLLDVSKLQALGWQYSIGLREGVEVVYSEALRNRLS, from the coding sequence ATGGAACTGAACGCTAAAATATATGTGGCCGGCCATCGCGGCATGGTGGGCTCGGCGCTGGTGCGCCGCCTGCAGCAGGCTGGCTACCACAACCTAGTTGTGCGCACTTCCCAAGAGCTGGACCTGCGCGACCAAGCCGCGGTGGCCGCTTTCTTTGCACAGGAAAAACCGGAGTATGTGTTGCTGGCGGCAGCGAAAGTAGGCGGTATTGTGGCTAATAACACCTACCGGGCCGACTTCCTGTACGATAACCTGATGATTCAAAACAACGTCATCAGCCAGAGCCACGCCCACGACGTGAAGAAGCTGTTGTTTCTGGGCTCGTCCTGTATCTACCCAAAGCTGGCACCGCAGCCTATCAAGGAGGAATACCTGCTCACGGGCCCGCTGGAACCTACCAACGAGCCCTACGCCATTGCCAAAATTGCCGGTCTTAAGCTCTGCGAAGCTTTCCGGGCCCAGCATGGCCGTCACTTCATCTCGGCTATGCCTACCAACCTCTACGGTCCCGGCGACAACTACGACCTGCAGAATTCCCACGTACTGCCTGCCTTGCTGCGCAAGTTTCACGAGGCTCGGGAACAGGGCCGGCCGGAAGTGGAAATCTGGGGCACGGGTACTCCGCGCCGCGAATTTCTGCACGTAGATGACTTGGCCGCCGCCTGCCTGCATCTGCTACTGCACTACGATGGCGCCGAGCCGGTGAACATCGGCACCGGCGAAGACCTCACCATTGCCGAACTGGCCATCCTCGTGCGCGAGGTCACCGGCTACACCGGCGCCATCCGCTTCGACACTACCAAGCCCGACGGTACGCCTCGCAAGCTGCTAGACGTAAGTAAGTTGCAAGCACTAGGCTGGCAGTACAGCATTGGTCTGCGTGAAGGAGTGGAGGTAGTGTACAGCGAGGCACTCAGAAACCGTTTGAGTTAG